One segment of Panicum virgatum strain AP13 chromosome 1K, P.virgatum_v5, whole genome shotgun sequence DNA contains the following:
- the LOC120707393 gene encoding uncharacterized membrane protein At3g27390-like — protein sequence MAAGIWISVWSFFKFLPFFFALLLLGIIKGALFGPWAWLIMTIGISALILGLWPMHVIWTYYCIIRTKMFGPIIKLLLLIAVTVILVLWLIIGIMGSIFAGLAYGFLAPAMATFDAVGEGKEKLLLHCFLDGTWSTITGSCTVVRDVKDMLLHSYFSIMDEVHLHAPPDGKPYEIRLLHIPGAILAAACGLVVDALMFTLIALYKFPVMLFKGWKRLIEDLVGREGPFLETACVPFAGLAILLWPFAVIGAFLASIICSAPFGAYAAVVVYQESSLSLGLSYVVSSVSIFDEYTNDVLDMAPGSCFPRFKYRKDEASSHGGSLSRPTSFKDNHDVKKAPQRVTSFKSSFDEFNPFKLLDLLFIECNHHGKDLVAEGVITPKDIEGTKADKVSTGVLNVGLPAYVILKALLRSARANSDGLVLSDGSEITSDNRPRSKLFEWFFDPLMVIKDQIKAENFTEEEEAYLEKHVLLISDPKRVKENLIRLPSLSEQKQAEIEAFARRLQGITKSMSRYPTSKRRFDVLVKALSEELASTMGGSQSANGSRVRKVRSGIVRMLSQRSQGKTTGIRGDDHEAQLTSDVNTE from the exons ATGGCGGCTGGGATTTGGATATCTGTTTGGAGCTTCTTCAAGTTCCTGCCTTTCTTCTttgcgcttctcctcctggGAATCATCAAAG GTGCTTTGTTTGGCCCATGGGCATGGCTCATCATGACAATTGGAATTTCTGCACTCATTCTGGGCTTGTGGCCTATGCATGTGATTTGGACATATTACTGCATCATCAG AACCAAGATGTTTGGACCCATCATAAAGCTGCTGCTGCTTATTGCTGTAACTGTGATTTTGGTTCTATGGCTAATAATTGGCATCATGGGAAGCATCTTCGCTGGTTTGGCTTACGGCTTTTTGGCACCAGCAATGGCTACGTTTGATGCAGTtggggaaggaaaagaaaagctaCTTCTTCACTGTTTTCTG GATGGAACATGGAGCACTATCACAGGAAGCTGTACAGTAGTCAGGGACGTGAAAGACATGCTGTTGCAttcatatttttcaatcatGGATGAAGTTCATCTTCATGCACCTCCAGATGGAAAGCCATATGAAATAAG ATTGCTCCACATTCCTGGTGCaatacttgctgctgcttgTGGACTTGTAGTGGATGCATTAATGTTCACATTAATTGCCTTGTACAAGTTCCCTGTTATGCTTTTCAAAGGATGGAAGCGGTTGATTGAAGATCTTGTCGGCAGAGAAGGACCTTTCCTTGAGACAGCTTGTGTTCCGTTCGCTGGTCTTGCTATTCTCCTCTGGCCATTTGCAGTTATAGGAGCTTTTCTAGCCTCCATTATCTGCAGTGCTCCTTTTGGCGCATATGCTGCTGTGGTGGTTTATCAG GAATCCTCACTTTCCTTGGGACTGTCTTACGTAGTATCATCAGTATCCATCTTTGATGAATATACAAATGATGTGCTTGACATGGCACCGGGATCTTGCTTTCCTAG GTTTAAATACCGAAAAGATGAAGCTTCTTCACATGGTGGTTCACTCTCGAGGCCCACTTCATTCAAGGACAATCATGATGTAAAGAAAGCGCCGCAGCGTGTTACATCATTTAAAAGTAGCTTTGATGAGTTCAATCCATTCAAG TTGCTAGATCTCTTGTTCATAGAGTGTAATCACCATGGCAAGGATCTGGTCGCTGAAGGAGTGATAACCCCAAAAGATATAGAAGGAACAAAGGCAGACAAAGTCAGCACTGGGGTACTTAATGTTGGTTTACCGGCATATGTTATTCTTAAAGCACTCCTCCGATCTGCAAGAGCTAATTCTGATGGTTTGGTTCTAA GTGATGGCTCTGAGATAACATCTGACAATAGGCCTAGAAGTAAACTTTTCGAGTGGTTTTTCGACCCTCTGATGGTCATCAAAGATCAAATCAAAGCTGAGAACTTcacagaagaagaggaagcataCCTTGAGAAGCATGTACTCTTGATCAGTGATCCAAAGCGTGTCAAGGAGAATCTCATTCGGCTGCCATCGTTAAGCGAGCAAAAACAAGCAGAAATAGAAGCATTTGCCCGAAG GTTGCAAggaatcacaaagtcaatgtCAAGGTACCCTACATCCAAGCGGCGTTTCGATGTCCTTGTGAAGGCGCTCTCGGAGGAACTTGCTAGTACTATGGGTGGCAGTCAGTCTGCCAATGGATCTCGAGTCCGGAAGGTGAGAAGCGGTATTGTCCGGATGCTTAGCCAGAGATCACAAGGGAAAACAACAGGCATCCGAGGCGATGATCATGAGGCCCAGCTGACAAGTGATGTTAACACTGAATGA
- the LOC120707414 gene encoding formyltetrahydrofolate deformylase 2, mitochondrial-like — MLSMVRRPLSTAVPAGNLLGIHLFQCPDTVGIVAKLSECIASRGGNIHSVDVFVPDDKRVFYSRSEFTYNPRLWPRDELHKDFLNLSHCFSAQRSTVRVPDLDPKYKISVLASKQDHCLFDLLYRWQEGRLPVDINCVISNHDRPEDNHVRRFLERHGIPYHYLPTTSGNKREQEILELIEGTDFVVLARYMQILSESFLKSYGKDIINIHHGLLPSFKGGHPSRQAFNAGVKLIGATSHFVTTELDAGPIIEQMVERVSHRDTLWSFVVKSENLEKQCLAEAIKSYCELRVLPYELKKTVVF, encoded by the exons ATGCTGTCCATGGTGCGGCGGCCGCTCTCCACCGCCGTGCCCGCCGGCAACCTCCTCGGCATCCACCTCTTCCAGTGCCCC GACACCGTGGGCATCGTCGCCAAGCTGTCCGAGTGCATCGCGTCCCGCGGCGGCAACATCCACAGCGTCGACGTCTTCGTCCCCGACGACAAGCGCGTCTTCTACTCCCGCAG TGAATTCACCTACAACCCAAGGCTCTGGCCGCGTGACGAGCTGCACAAGGATTTCCTCAACCTGTCACACTGCTTTAGTGCGCAGAGGTCGACCGTACGAGTGCCTGATCTTGACCCcaaatacaagatctcagtccTCGCTTCAAAGCAG GACCATTGTTTGTTTGACTTATTGTATAGATGGCAAGAAGGCAGGCTTCCAGTTGACATTAATTGTGTCATAAG CAACCACGATAGGCCAGAAGATAATCATGTGCGAAGATTTCTTGAGAGGCATGGAATTCCATATCACTACTTACCAACCACATCTGGGAACAAACGAGAGCAAGAGATACTAGAATTGATTGAAGGCACAGATTTTGTTGTGCTGGCAAGATATATGCAG ATACTGTCAGAAAGCTTTTTAAAATCATATGGTAAAGATATTATTAACATTCATCATGGACTTCTTCCCTCGTTTAAGGGGGGCCATCCTTCCAGACAG GCCTTCAATGCTGGGGTAAAGTTGATCGGTGCAACTAGCCATTTTGTCACTACCGAACTTGATGCTGGGCCAATCATTGAGCAGATG GTTGAACGAGTTTCTCACAGAGACACACTATGGAGTTTTGTAGTGAAGTCTGAGAACCTTGAGAAGCAGTGCCTAGCAGAGGCTATTAAGTCATACTGCGAGCTCCGCGTCTTACCATATGAACTGAAGAAGACTGTTGTATTCTGA
- the LOC120707404 gene encoding very-long-chain 3-oxoacyl-CoA reductase 1-like, producing MAGTCAHVEFLRAQPAWALALAAVGLLVAVRAAVRLALWVYAAFLRPGKPLRRRYGAWAVVTGATDGIGRAIAFRLAAAGLGLVLVGRNPEKLAAVAAEIKAKHPKVPEVRTFVLDFASEELAAGVEALKEAIRGLDVGVLVNNAGLSYPYARYFHEVDEELMRSLIRVNVEGVTRVTHAVLPGMVERKRGAIVNIGSGSASVVPSDPMYSVYAATKAYVDQFSRCLYVEYKSKGIDVQCQVPLYVATKMASIRKSSFMVPSADTYARAAVRHIGYEPRCTPYWPHSVMWFVISILPESLIDNFRLGMCIKIRKKGLAKDAKKKSL from the exons ATGGCCGGCACGTGCGCCCACGTCGAGTTCCTCCGCGCGCAGCCGGCCTGGGCGCTGGCGCTGGCCGCCGTGGGCCTCCTCGtggccgtccgcgccgccgtccgcctcgcGCTCTGGGTCTACGCCGCGTTCCTCCGCCCCGGCaagcccctccgccgccgctacgGCGCCTGGGCCGTCGTCACCGGCGCCACCGACGGCATCGGCCGCGCCATCGCgttccgcctcgccgccgccgggctcggGCTCGTCCTCGTCGGCCGCAACCCGGAGAAGctggccgccgtggccgccgagaTCAAGGCCAAGCACCCCAAGGTCCCCGAGGTGCGCACCTTCGTGCTCGACTTCGCCTCCGAGGAGCTCGCCGCGGGCGTGGAGGCGCTCAAGGAGGCCATCCGGGGCCTCGACGTGGGCGTGCTCGTCAACAACGCCGGGCTGTCCTACCCGTACGCGCGCTACTTCCACGAGGTGGACGAGGAGCTGATGCGCAGCCTGATCCGGGTCAACGTCGAGGGCGTCACGCGGGTCACCCACGCCGTGCTCCCCGGCATGGTCGAGAGGAAGCGCGGCGCCATCGTCAACatcggctccggctccgcctcCGTCGTGCCATCTGATCCGATGTACTCCGTCTACGCCGCCACCAAAGC GTATGTTGATCAATTCTCAAGATGTCTTTATGTTGAATACAAGagcaagggtattgatgtgcaGTGTCAG GTGCCTCTGTATGTGGCAACAAAGATGGCATCTATCAGGAAATCCTCCTTCATGGTTCCATCTGCGGACACCTACGCTCGTGCTGCTGTTCGCCACATTGGCTACGAGCCTAGGTGCACACCGTATTGGCCACACTCCGTCATGTGGTTCGTGATCTCCATTCTTCCCGAGTCCCTCATCGACAACTTCCGCCTAGGCATGTGCATCAAGATCCGCAAGAAGGGGCTAGCCAAAGACGCCAAGAAGAAGTCTCTGTGA